In Rhodamnia argentea isolate NSW1041297 chromosome 1, ASM2092103v1, whole genome shotgun sequence, the genomic window TCACCTACGGCCCGTTTGGCAATTTCTTTCCACCTCGAAGAGTTTTCTCTGatctctttccctttctctccaTCCATGATCTCATTTACGCAGCTCTCAATCTCCTCCCCTATCACGACCCCTTGCTCGTTGGCCCTAACCCTAAGTCCGACCTTCCACACCTCCACGATGAATGTGGCGTTGGTCGGTTGGTCAGACCACTGGGGCATCACCACCATGGGGACACCCAAGCTCAGCGCCTCGAGGGTAGAGTTCCACCCGCAGTGGGTCATGAAGCAACCGACCGAGCCGTGGCTCAGCACTTGGAGCTGATCGCACCACCTCACCATCAAGCCCTTTTTGCCATCATCTAACCCTAGCTCCTGCATGAAGTTGGACGGCAGCTTCTTCTCTTCAGACTCTCTCACCACCCACAAGAAGTGGCTCTTCATCGACCTGAGCCCACTCGCGAGCTCTGCCATCTGGTCCTCTCCGAGAGACGCCAAGCTTCCGAACGACACGTAGACGGTGGACCTGGGTGGCTTCGAGTCCAGCCACCTGAGGCAAGCTTCTGCTTCGGGCTTGAAGAGGCTAAGTCCGTAGTCTATGTCGTCCTCGAGTCTCTTGTCCATGTATACTGAAGGTATCGTGGGTCCCACGGTCATCATTGACCATTGGTTCCCCATCCAATTCACCAGCTGGGATTCAATTGAACAAGTTAATTTAGTTTCGTACTAGCGGCACGTGTAAATGTtctattcatcttttttttgtacTACGTTACTTTGAGAGATATAGCTTCTATGAGTGCTTCAAAATCTTGACACGAGATTGGCCacaaaaattgatgacatgacaGGCAATCCTCTTCATGATAACgcgtagctttttttttttttcttttttcttgttacaTTTCAAGAAGACGTGCACATTTTATAGCGTGGACTGTAAGTTCTTGTTTTGGTAAAGGGGTTGTTTTTATAAGTTGTTccattttccaaaatattaatCATACAAAATACAACAAAAATGTTATGttaaataaaataagtttttctgttttgttaCTTAAATGAGTGTCATCCACAAAACCTTCTCAAAAATCACTCTACTCATATGTTCACTCAGGTGATTTGAACCAACTTACCTCGTACTCGAGCTCAGTGAAAGTATTGAACAAAAGCCACTTGGCTTTCTGGATATTGGAGAACTGTCCGAGAACGATCTTGAGTATGGCGGGATATTTGTGTACATCAGCaacaaatgaaggaaaatcGTTCAGTCGTAAAACCGACATCAGCGGAGGATCAGATAGAACACAACCTTGCCCCTCTACAACTTTTAGTGGGAGCTTCACCGTTCCGTGGTGAACCAAGTAATAGATCCAACTAACGACGCAAGACTGAGTGAAGAATGAAGCTCCATGCATGCCGTGCTCCATTGCCACATCTAGAACCCAACTGTCAATGGAATCGAAAATAAGAACTTTAGCCGGAGACTCCTTACAACATTGGTGTTTCTGAATGAAATTGCTCAGGCTCCGAGAAACTGAAAGTCGGAAGTGGTCGAGATACTCATCAGTGATCAGTTTGTCCGCTTCGACGTTGTCGAACCCGTCAGAGATGTACTCGACACGGATGGAGCCCGCGTTTACCAGATTGAGGGACTTCCTGGTGGAGATGGGGATTAGGAAGGTGACTTTGAGACCCTTTGAGGCCAAGCGTTTGGAGAATTGGAGCACTGGGTTTATGTGGCCTTGCAGGGGGTGCGCTAGGACTAGGACGTGAACGTCATTTCCCGTCAGAGATGTACTCGACACGGATGGAGCCCGCGTTTACCAGATTGAGGGACTTCCTGGTGGAGATGGGGATTAGGAAGGTGACTTTGAGACCCTTTGAGGCCAAGCGTTTGGAGAATTGGAGCACTGGGTTTATGTGGCCTTACAGGGGGTGCGCTAGGACTAGGACGTGAACGTCATTTGCCCGATACATGTTAAGTTGTTTGTTGCTCGGACAGATTCACTCTCGACTCGAAATATCGAATGAGCATAAAAGTCACGTATGGTTTAAGCCTGAGGCAATCCATGTTATATAGAAACATCATCGGCCGAGATAATCCTTGGAATGGTAGTTGCATTCGGGGGCATTATTGATGATGGGGGCTCATTCGCACGTGATATTTGAACCGTTTGTTGAACTTGGGCTACATATATTCTGTTTCGAAAAAGTGGACAGGGCCTCTTGTAATTCGAGTGAACACGCTGTCAGCTGTGAAAATGGCACCCCAAGATCTCCATAGCAATAATCTAGAACACAATAATTGAGGAAAGGGATTTGCTCACCCGATTTTGAGTCCGTCGTTGTTGATGCAAACTAGTGACGATTAAATACTCAAGTGCTTCTCTCTATATAATTAGCTCAATGAGATTGTCCCTCACGAATTAGTTCTGTTATTGCTCCTTATGTGAAGTTATTTGTGCATCAAGGTTAGAGGAGAGACTTGAGCATTATTTATAGAGTTTAAGCCACGGACTCTCTCATCATAGGCCAGACTTTACTCCGCTCACACAAGCTAACCCATATTAGACTGATTAAGAATATTTATATCTTAACTTATTAGAACAATCTCGTAAGACGGTAAATTACTACTTCGATTAATGTAGACCACGTTACAAAAACTTTTACATCCTCCATCATTGGATCGCCCCTCTGTTGGATCGCCCCATTATGTCCTTTGTTACGTATTAATTGTAAAAGGAACtgaattttccatttctaaTCAGGGAACCCTTCCCCCACTCACATTTAAATATGTCTTGTTCAAACAACCTATTAGTGCAGTTAAGCAGAGAGAGTAGCATTAGCTGCTGGTCAAGCTTCATATCGATTGCATTGCTTAAAGTTGCAAACGATTATTTCTTATGGGCATTACTCAGTGTAGTGTTTATGTTCTTGCCGTCCGATAAACGTGGATTTCGGGGAGTAAAGACAACACCTGACATGTAATTCGACAAATAAAGTGGACACTTTGCCTTTGCCATAGAGTGATATTCGATCGGCAATAAAGATTTGGAGACCGGCAACAGCATAATATAAATGACATCATGGCTTTTGGAAGCAGGTGAATTGCTTATTGTATGCACATTAGGACGTAAAAGACATCGGCTTAAGTCCATATTATCTTTTTACATTTACAACAGAAGCAAAACACCAATATCGACTAAGATAGTCTGATGCAGGCAAGCAACTTTCTGCATTTCTCATCATTATTTGATTTGTAAAAGACAATGAAGAACTTCTGGAAGATGTCTATAGTTGTCACGACCCACCTTAAGCGTCCGAGTTAGGGGGTGATTCGGTTTAGAGATAATGTTGAGCAAGACCGAATGATCCTCATACTTGACGTGTTCACACTCGTCCAGCGCGAGTTCTCCGAAATCCTTATCTCGTGTGATattgagaaattcaatttttattttaagttaTGTGATCCTATCATATTCGGGAGTCACCACTAGCCTTCTTGGGAGGCCTAGGAGCCAAGTGGGACGCAAGAGGACAGTCCTACTTATTACTAGCCAGAGACTATAAGAACGGATGGTTAATTAAGCTAATCATCTAATTAGCACCCTTTCAGTTCctaaattcattttattttcctaagtGATTCATGCTGTCTTTTCAAGTTATGAATTCTAAGGTTTTCCCCACTAAGTGTTCGTGCGTGGTTATCTACAAAAACATTCCCCAATCTATTATACAGGACAAAGACTCATATGGATTCAATATAATGAAAGTCATACATTGTATAATATAAAACACTAATCAAACACGACGAAAGTAAAATGTGAGGAAATAAATCTGATACAAGTTGAGCAAAGAATGTATATGGCCTCGTTATTAAGTGCCAGGACATGAATCCTATGAGTTCAAACTAAAACCTCGCACCACTCATACGCGATAAAAGAACAATAAATTCGGTCAAGTGATCGAATACAAGTCGGGCAAAGAATATACACCGCCTCGTTATTAAACTCCGAGACATGAGCCCTCACAAGCTAAGTCAAAAATCGAGCCTATGTCTAATTCTAAACCAGACTATAATAGCAAATGAGATTTTCTAtcgttttgtttttattattttgttttatctttttatcCATTTCTAAAGGAAACAC contains:
- the LOC115745184 gene encoding mogroside IE synthase-like isoform X2; amino-acid sequence: MYPANGIHVLVLAHPVQGHINPVLQFSKRLASKGLKVTFLIPISTRKSLNLVNAGSIRVEYISDGFDNVEADKLITDEYLDHFRLSVSRSLSNFIQKHQCCKESPAKVLIFDSIDSWVLDVAMEHGMHGASFFTQSCVVSWIYYLVHHGTVKLPLKVVEGQGCVLSDPPLMSVLRLNDFPSFVADVHKYPAILKIVLGQFSNIQKAKWLLFNTFTELEYELVNWMGNQWSMMTVGPTIPSVYMDKRLEDDIDYGLSLFKPEAEACLRWLDSKPPRSTVYVSFGSLASLGEDQMAELASGLRSMKSHFLWVVRESEEKKLPSNFMQELGLDDGKKGLMVRWCDQLQVLSHGSVGCFMTHCGWNSTLEALSLGVPMVVMPQWSDQPTNATFIVEVWKVGLRVRANEQGVVIGEEIESCVNEIMDGEKGKEIRENSSRWKEIAKRAVGEGGCSDKNIQEFFSNIVDLCT